The following proteins are co-located in the Amblyraja radiata isolate CabotCenter1 chromosome 8, sAmbRad1.1.pri, whole genome shotgun sequence genome:
- the LOC116976510 gene encoding interferon-inducible GTPase 5-like: protein MAGAVPNLCYSRQDVLDMVAASRRGGEQGLQSAIDDKNKQMSNVHVRIAVMGECGSGKSTLINALLDLDDDEAAPTGYNETTTKIAPYSRLSLPNVCYYDFPGFNMVKFPVKAFMKKTKFAEYDLGIIVIQQWTESDQLLANALKKAGKPFHVVRSKIDHIVTSESDKKGYNEDVMLRSVRENCCSSLEKAGMGKTRVFLYSSCKLKAYDFPELQKAMESDLSETQKQLFLLSLPNTSEDSINEKREVLRVSIEFMAAISAAIGAVPIPGLSLACDLVLIGSNILAMRKILGLDDGSLRKLSKRVGKSKDELRRDTEHTWVFGEIKREQVLLLLQRSTVAVALTVAEVVLDFVPILGSVFGATTSYWVTRRMLTNSLEEMVETAKIVLRNAEAAASATPGRAAGY from the coding sequence ATGGCCGGTGCTGTACCCAACCTGTGTTACAGCCGCCAAGATGTGTTGGACATGGTGGCAGCTTCTCGCCGTGGAGGTGAGCAAGGCCTTCAATCGGCCATCGATGACAAAAACAAACAGATGAGCAACGTGCATGTTCGGATTGCGGTGATGGGGGAGTGCGGAAGTGGCAAGTCGACCCTGATCAACGCTCTGCTCGACTTGGATGATGATGAGGCTGCCCCAACCGGGTATAACGAGACCACCACCAAAATAGCACCTTACTCCCGCCTCAGTCTTCCTAACGTCTGCTATTATGACTTTCCTGGGTTCAACATGGTTAAATTCCCAGTGAAAGCGTTCATGAAGAAAACTAAATTTGCAGAGTATGATCTGGGCATCATTGTGATTCAGCAGTGGACGGAGAGTGACCAGTTACTGGCCAATGCGCTGAAGAAGGCGGGCAAACCCTTCCATGTGGTTCGCTCCAAGATCGACCACATTGTCACATCAGAGAGCGACAAGAAGGGTTACAATGAAGACGTGATGTTACGGAGTGTGAGGGAAAATTGCTGTTCCTCgctggagaaagcagggatggggAAGACTCGTGTTTTCTTATATTCCAGCTGCAAATTGAAAGCGTACGACTTCCCCGAGCTACAGAAGGCCATGGAGTCTGATCTGTCGGAGACacagaagcagctattcctgctgTCGCTCCCCAACACAAGCGAAGATTCGATAAATGAGAAACGTGAGGTTCTGCGAGTGAGCATTGAATTTATGGCAGCCATCTCGGCAGCAATCGGTGCCGTTCCCATACCGGGTTTGTCTTTGGCCTGTGACCTGGTGCTCATTGGCTCCAATATCCTGGCCATGCGCAAGATCCTGGGCCTGGACGATGGGTCTCTCCGGAAATTGTCCAAAAGAGTGGGCAAAAGTAAGGATGAGCTGCGGAGAGACACCGAGCACACCTGGGTGTTCGGGGAGATCAAACGGGAGCAGGTGCTGCTGTTACTGCAGAGAAGCACGGTGGCGGTGGCACTGACAGTCGCCGAGGTCGTCCTCGACTTTGTCCCAATTCTGGGCTCTGTCTTCGGGGCGACAACGTCGTATTGGGTGACTCGCAGAATGCTGACAAATTCACTGGAAGAAATGGTGGAAACAGCTAAAATAGTCCTGAGAAACGCCGAGGCAGCAGCTTCGGCAACTCCTGGCAGAGCCGCGGGTTATTGA